From one Dermacentor andersoni chromosome 1, qqDerAnde1_hic_scaffold, whole genome shotgun sequence genomic stretch:
- the LOC140215317 gene encoding piggyBac transposable element-derived protein 3-like, with protein sequence MDASTFYGASSIQTHARTRRKTPNSSVDQLFDAIMNGDVSDADLSDDEVADVQAAQAVTASNEEHDPKMHPADDEGDLSDSDEMPAKKVKHVKWLSKPFDPVDTRCTYHPLGGSTPEEPLKYFMKYFTDEVFEDFTKYTNIYALQNTGNELSCSVQEMKVFFGILIYMGVLKFPRVRMYWQSGTRISAIADAMAVNRFFKLRSALHITDQNEPRDASSVDKFWKVRPLLDVIRSRCLQLEELEHNCIDEQMVAFTGRVPAKQVVKSKPNPVGVKIFVRCSTDGLAHDFELYQGKGTGVDREFSYLGLGGCVVMRLVESFPQHRNLKLFFDNYFTSVLLLRELKGIGILATGTIRCNRLLGCKLKGEKEMRKEERGSTDVKVTEEGDVALVRWKDNNLVTVASTQVSTGEARAVSRWSSSKKERIEVECPQAILEYNRHMGGVDKLDFIMSLYHIRAKTKKWPVRVISHLTSFALANSWLQYLRDASAEGLVRKNTMDMLQFQTDTAMSLLVSEKPLEKKRGRPSAESLQRVSKAPHNSGPLLTNTVRLDGKAHWPQHVDARFPQRCRKPGCNSKSRVRCRKCEVFLCLSATNDCFYEYHTK encoded by the exons atgGACGCCTCGACGTTCTACGGCGCGTCAA gCATCCAGACTCATGCGAGAACAAGACGCAAGACTCCGAACTCGTCAGtagaccagctttttgacgcCATCATGAATGGAGATGTGTCAGACGCCGATCTTTCTGACgatgaagtcgccgatgtacaGGCAGCTCAAGCG GTAACTGCATCGAATGAGGAGCATGACCCTAAAATGCATCCTGCAGACGACGAGGGTGATCTCAGTGACAGTGATGAGATGCCTGCGAAAAAAGTGAAGCATGTCAAGTGGCTCTCCAAACCTTTCGATCCAGTGGACACGCGCTGCACCTACCACCCGCTTGGCGGATCAACGCCAGAAGAACCGCTAAAGTATTTCATGAAGTATTTCACCGATGAAGTGTTCGAGGACTTCACGAAGTACACAAATATTTATGCCTTGCAGAACACAGGAAACGAACTTTCGTGCTCCGTGCAAGAGATGAAAGTGTTTTTTGGAATTCTCATTTACATGGGTGTCCTGAAATTCCCACGTGTCCGCATGTATTGGCAAAGCGGTACCCGAATTTCTGCAATTGCAGATGCAATGGCGGTAAACAGATTTTTTAAATTGCGAAGCGCATTGCACATAACTGACCAGAATGAGCCAAGGGATGCATCCAGTGTGGACAAGTTCTGGAAGGTGAGGCCGCTCCTCGATGTCATTAGGTCCCGGTGCCTTCAGCTTGAAGAGCTTGAACATAACTGCATTGATGAGCAGATGGTGGCATTTACAGGAAGGGTCCCAGCAAAACAGGTGGTGAAAAGTAAGCCAAACCCTGTTGGTGTGAAGATCTTTGTGCGATGCAGCACCGATGGTCTGGCGCATGATTTTGAACTCTATCAGGGCAAAGGCACAGGAGTAGACCGGGAGTTCTCCTACCTTGGTCTAGGGGGCTGTGTGGTAATGAGACTTGTGGAGTCATTCCCACAGCACCGCAACCTGAAATTGTTCTTTGACAATTACTTCACGTCCGTGCTGCTTCTGAGGGAGCTAAAAGGTATTGGAATCCTTGCCACGGGTACGATCAGGTGCAACAGGCTGCTGGGTTGTAAGCTGAAGGGCGAAAAAGAAATGCGAAAGGAGGAGCGTGGGAGCACCGATGTCAAGGTGACAGAGGAAGGAGACGTTGCCCTTGTGCGATGGAAGGACAACAATCTGGTCACGGTGGCCTCAACACAGGTTTCCACTGGTGAAGCTAGGGCTGTGAGCAGGTGGAGCTCCTCGAAAAAGGAGCGCATCGAGGTAGAATGCCCACAGGCTATACTAGAGTATAATCGCCACATGGGTGGGGTTGATAAGTTGGATTTTATCATGTCGCTCTATCACATCAGagcaaagacaaaaaaatggcCTGTAAGGGTAATTTCACACCTCACCTCATTTGCGCTTGCAAACTCATGGTTGCAGTATTTAAGAGATGCTTCTGCTGAAGGCCTTGTCCGAAAGAACACGATGGACATGCTACAGTTTCAAACCGATACTGCCATGAGCCTGCTTGTTTCAGAGAAACCTTTGGAGAAGAAGCGAGGGCGACCAAGTGCGGAAAGCTTACAGAGGGTATCAAAAGCACCTCATAATAGTGGACCCCTCCTTACAAACACTGTTCGTTTGGATGGTAAAGCGCACTGGCCTCAGCACGTGGATGCACGATTCCCACAGCGTTGCCGGAAGCCTGGATGCAATTCCAAATCACGAGTTCGGTGCAGGAAGTGCGAAGTGTTCTTGTGCCTGTCCGCCACTAATGACTGTTTTTATGAATATCACACCAAGTAA